In a single window of the Papaver somniferum cultivar HN1 chromosome 8, ASM357369v1, whole genome shotgun sequence genome:
- the LOC113302611 gene encoding uncharacterized protein LOC113302611 isoform X2 → MESLLLTVNGGGGVSFFNSSSRSSFSNSLSKTISKMHGKASWLLANPNVYIVPVQVSAGKGNPGEVVMVDPLEAKRLATKQMEEIKAREKLGRQRRIEAINGTWAMLGLTAGLVIEGRTGDSIITQLEGYWRSIQNFVLAQPSLVYWWSTTQTFLSNQDFKNPF, encoded by the exons ATGGAGTCTTTGCTTCTCAcagttaatggtggtggtggtgtttctTTCTTCAACTCCTCCTCCCGTTCATCCTTCTCTAATTCACTCTCTAAAACAATTTCTAA GATGCACGGCAAGGCATCATGGCTCTTGGCAAATCCTAAT GTATACATTGTGCCTGTTCAAGTATCAGCGGGGAAAGGAAATCCTGGGGAAGTTGTTATGGTTGACCCTTTGGAGGCCAAACGCTTAGCTActaaacaaatggaagaaatcaAAGCCAGAGAGAAACTTGGG AGGCAACGCCGAATTGAAGCAATCAATGGAACTTGGGCAATGCTTGGTTTAACTGCAGGTTTGGTTATTGAAGGTCGCACAGGAGATAGCATTATAACTCAG TTGGAGGGATATTGGAGGAGCATCCAAAATTTCGTCTTAGCGCAACCTTCTCTGGTGTATTGGTGGAGCACTACACAGACTTTCTTATCTAATCAAGATTTCAAGAATccattttaa
- the LOC113302611 gene encoding uncharacterized protein LOC113302611 isoform X1 has translation MESLLLTVNGGGGVSFFNSSSRSSFSNSLSKTISKWELKNYQNLRLTNVGNVGIRRMHGKASWLLANPNVYIVPVQVSAGKGNPGEVVMVDPLEAKRLATKQMEEIKAREKLGRQRRIEAINGTWAMLGLTAGLVIEGRTGDSIITQLEGYWRSIQNFVLAQPSLVYWWSTTQTFLSNQDFKNPF, from the exons ATGGAGTCTTTGCTTCTCAcagttaatggtggtggtggtgtttctTTCTTCAACTCCTCCTCCCGTTCATCCTTCTCTAATTCACTCTCTAAAACAATTTCTAA GTGGGAATTGAAAAATTACCAAAATCTAAGGCTTACGAATGTGGGTAATGTGGGTATTCGTAGGATGCACGGCAAGGCATCATGGCTCTTGGCAAATCCTAAT GTATACATTGTGCCTGTTCAAGTATCAGCGGGGAAAGGAAATCCTGGGGAAGTTGTTATGGTTGACCCTTTGGAGGCCAAACGCTTAGCTActaaacaaatggaagaaatcaAAGCCAGAGAGAAACTTGGG AGGCAACGCCGAATTGAAGCAATCAATGGAACTTGGGCAATGCTTGGTTTAACTGCAGGTTTGGTTATTGAAGGTCGCACAGGAGATAGCATTATAACTCAG TTGGAGGGATATTGGAGGAGCATCCAAAATTTCGTCTTAGCGCAACCTTCTCTGGTGTATTGGTGGAGCACTACACAGACTTTCTTATCTAATCAAGATTTCAAGAATccattttaa